The Macaca fascicularis isolate 582-1 chromosome 11, T2T-MFA8v1.1 genomic sequence AAGCCATTCGGACCAAATGTCCCCCCTCATCTCATTTCCACTCCACTCTCAAGATTtacagcgttttttttttttgttttgttttgtttttttaaagacagggtctcaggctgggcaccgtggctcacggctgtaatcccagcattttgggaggccaaggcgggcagatcacgaggtcaggagttcaaaaccaacctggccaacatggtgaaaccccgtctctactaaaaatacaaaaaattagccgggcatggtggcaggcacctgtagtcccagctactcaggaggctgaggcaggagaactgcttgaacccgggaggtggaggtcacagtgagccaaaattgtgccattgcactacagcctgggcaacaagagtgatactctgtccaaaaaaaaaaagcggtctcatcctgttgcctaggctagagtacactctggtacaatcatggcttactcactgtagccttggcctcctgggctcaggtgatcttcccacctcagcctctccagctttagctgggaccacaaatatatgctaccacactcagctaaattttttttttttttttttgagacagggtttcactcttgtcacccaggctagagtgcaatgacgcaatctcgactcactgaaacctccgactcccaggctgaagtgattctcctgcctcagcctcccaagtagctgagacaacaggagcacatcaccacacccagctactttttgtaatttttgtagagacagggtttcaccatgttgcccagactggtctcgaactcttgagctcaagtgatctgcccgcctcagcctcccaaaatgctgggattacaggccataagccactgtgcctggcctacacaggctaattaaaaaaaaagaaaactttttttaggctgggtgtggttgattacgcctgtaattccagcactttgggaggccgaggcgggcagatcatgaggttaggagttcgagaccagcctgaccaacgtggtgaaaccctgtctctactaaaaatacaaaaaaattagccaggcgtggtggcgggcatctgtaattccagctactcaggaggctgaggcaggagaatcgcttgaacccaggaggcagaggtttcagtgagccgagactatgccattgcactccagcctgggtgacacagtgagactccatctcaaaaaaaaaaaaaaaaaaaaaatttaagagatggggtcttgctatgttgctcaggctggatttCGTGCTTCTAAATTTAAGGTCTGATAAACAGGAATCTCTTTAGTATCTCCAGAAATATTAACACTGGTTACCAATCCTAAGTACTTGCAAGCAATGTCCCAGATCTCATCCTGAAGCCCAATCTAAACTGCCCACACACTTGGGTCTACTGTGTAGCACTTACTGTTCAAGTTGTATCTGGAATTGAGATTCCGTTTGACATAATAAAGGATTGCAGGTACTTTCCAATTCATGTCAAACTGCACAGCTTCATGCTATAGAAGAGAAAAAGCACTTATGGCTAATGTATATcacccttttccttttccccactTCAGACAAGAGGCCAGGACTCAGgtgctagtttgttttttttttttttcaggtgctATTTTTAAGTGCTAATGgtttttatttctgaggattccttcctccctccctgttgAATCTGCCTGGCATTCTATAGGGCCCTAAAGATAAGGATGCTAGGAAAAggggaaatgaaagaagaaacagaacatgTTGCAACTAACCTTATCAATAGGTTCAATAAGAAAGTCATTGAACAGATACCACTGCTGGTGAGTAACGCCctatggaaatacaaagaaagCCTGTGGCGATACAAAGTGATGGCTAGACTACTGTCTCAGACTTAAGGACAGATCTGGGACTCACTGTGGCCATCCCAGGAGTGTTCCTGCCCTCTATAACCTCACTCACCTCCTTGCGCTGGTGGTAGGTCTCTCCAACTTtgatgtgagccaccaggctgCCCCCTGTGCGTGAGTCCAGGATGTGTACCACAGTAGCCATCAGGTCATACACATAGACACCATGCTCCTCCTCTGCCCTGGCTGGGCCCCACTGTGAGGGGGGTACCCAGGCTGCTAAGCTAAGTTTAaggatggggaagggaggggaatgGGGACAGAGGACAGGGAGTTGGGGGTATAGGGGATGGGGTACCAGGGTGGGTTATCTCCATCCTAGCCCATCTAGGACCCCAACACTGAACTGAGTGACTACGGAAAATCCCCTAACAGGTAAATACTAGGCcttattctcttccttttccttctgctaAGTTTCACCTTCCCCTGCCCTCCTTTACCTTCTGCCCCACCTTCTCTCCCTtattccctttcctcttcccagttTTTCAACAACCTGCATCTCATCCCCATCAGTCCAATTGCAAACATCCAGCCCTTTGTTCCTGGTCATCTTCATGCGAATGGAGAAAGGAAGCCAGACATTCTTCAACTCCTCAATGGAGGGACATACCAGCACACCCTCTGGACTCCCTAGTTCCTTCCTATCAGGTCAGAAGAATTGGAAATTTGTTCTGAAAGAGATCTTGACAAGAGGAGCCACTGGACAATTCAATCATTTGACAACTCCCAAGACAGCACCTACCAATCAGCCAAAGCAAACTCCTTGTTCTTAGAGATTTCCCCACCATGTTTCTTTACTGCCATCTTGAAGGCAACCtgaacacaaaagaaaaacatccaGTTCTTCAGGAACATAATCATGTATGGAGGTCAGAACGgggataaaatgaaaaattattcctGAAGCCCTGTTTCTAGTCTGAGTCCTTACCTCAGCCTGCATTCTCCAGAAATCAGCCTCTTTTGAGCTGTTCACCTCACAATTGATGACAAGAATATCTGGCAGATGGCGGATGTTGCGGGTCTGAATctgagaggaaaaaacaaacaaggaatgGCAGGGAACGGACAGGAAAAGGAGTCTGGACAGGGACCTGGGTCTGTGTCCTCAAACTGGGATTCCTCACTCCACCAGAGATCCCTGGATGGCAGTGCTGACAGAGCCAGCCCCACATGGGATGGTGCTGAATCTCCATGGCAGGACCAGGACTCTAGTCCAGTCCAACAGTCCACTCACCGTGGGCTGGTACTTTTCACAGTTGTCACACCAGGCCTGTGTATTCTGGTCCAGGCAGATGCTTCGCTTCAGCACCTGAGCAAAGTCATAGTTCTTCCCAGTTTTATCTGAGGGAAAATTAGATGCTTTACTCTTGGTTCTCCCCTCTACCCACAGTTAATCCCCAACACCCTCTCCCTGATATTACAGGACATTTTGGGGAGCCTTCCCAACAGAGCTAAGGGTACACCACTGTTGCTACCATCAGGGTAGGAGAGTGTGAAAAGCAGGGTGGATGAGGCTCGCACGGTCTCGCTGCCACAGCGGCAGAGGCTGCAGTTCTCCATCTCACAGCTGAAGAGCTGCCCAATAACAGAGTCCCCCGATGAGCAAAAGCTGCTAAGAGTGGAGAGGATGATATATGCACATTGAGGAAGTTAGAAGACCCTTTAAATCACAGAGGGGCCTGTCATGATGGCTTTAACTATTTCTATCCTGATTTCATACCTGCCTCCAGCACCTCGATAAGCCTGTGGTACTTCCAGCTCCTGCATATCTTGATGCAGTTGAGTGAGAATGAAGCGATTCCACCTCTGAATGAGCCTGGCCAGATTGCCCTTGCCTGAAGCCTCATCTGAGTCAGCCAGGATCAGACCAAGGGCTGAGGCCTCAGGAATAGTACGGAATGCCCGAAGAAAATTACTGCCCTGGAAATGTGTTGGTGGAAAGgggttattttctcttttgtatccaccttccttccccttccattTTAAGTGTCTCAGGTCTCCAGGTACTGACCTGGCAAGGGTCACCACGAGAGAGGTCCAACATGTGAAAGAGGAAGCCCAGCTCACATGCCAAACAGAACTCCTTCTGGCAAAGGTGGTTTTGAATTAGACAGCGTACAGGCTCCAGGAAATAGAGCACCTGGAGGGAAAAGCAGAAGAACTGATGTAGGAAACTGGCCTAGGGGTGAGGAGAAATATGAAGGTTAAGTGAGCTGGTGGAAAATACACAGCAGGAGTCCACCGAAGCAGTGAGTCCACCAAACCAGTGGAGCTCAGAGGAGACTTGAAAGTTGTAGAGGCAAGAAAGAATTGTAGAGGAGACCATGGTAAAGTGAGCATGGTTGAGGAGACCTGGAAAGAGCAGGGTCGAGTGGCCATAGGGAAGAAGGAAAGCAGTAGGCACGTTCAAGTTGTAGGAATACCCAACCCTTACCTGGATCATGCAGTTACAGTAGGCGTTGGGGATGTGGGGCTCTAATCCAGCAAACAAGGTCTTATTGTAGTGTTTGAAGTCAAAGTCCTCCAGCCCTAGCTTGGAGTATTTGATGGTCACCTAAGGCAGAAATAGTCTGAGCAAGACAAGGATATCCTCCGAGTCCCCAAATCTTTCCAGTAGCCATAGCCTTTCCTAGAACCTTCCTCCTGGGTCCAGGGTGATAGCTGAAGGCCTCCTGACTGAGTCCTTCAATCCTTTCTCATATGATTTCCTTCCTAGGGTACCTTTCCTCACATCCCACAGGCCCTGATGTCCCCCAGCACCTTGCGGTATTTCTTAGAAACGTGGAGATGTGGCTCCTCTTCTCGTCCTACTGGTGACTCAGTGACCTGGCTGAAGCTGTCAAATTCACTGTCTGACTCCTTGAGTCTGTAAGGTATCTAGGGATTTTAAGAAGAGGTAACCTTGTTGGATGTCTTGTCATCTTTGGCTTCACCCTCATTTATCCCAACATTGAAATAGCCACCAAGTCCTCAACCTTCTACATTCATAGCATTCTCAGCATCTACTGCTTCCTTTCTATTTCCACTGCCAACACTCTGCTTCAGCACAGCTGGACAACTGTGGTGGCATCCACACTGGTCTCCCTATATTCACTCTGTCCAGCACACCACTACCAAATTAACCCTTGTAGAATGCTGCTTTCTGTGTATTACTTCCTCTATTATAAACTGGTGTTCAAAGCTTCACAATCTGGCCACTTCTAACTTTAATCTCTCACTACATCCCAATACCAACATCTACTCTGGCCAGACTGGTATACTCATATAGTCCCCCTCAGATATGTATTTTGCGTGTATGCCTCTTGAGAcctttgctaacactcttctctcaTCTTGGATATTCTCCTCTGTTTCTATCTACTTAACTTATATCCCACCTTTCCAGCTTAATACCCAGCTCTTTCATTACACCTTCCTTGGTCACTTTAGCCCGGAGTAACATTTTCTCTCCAAACAGCTCTGACACTAAATGCTTATGACATTCCTTCAGCATTTAACAACAGAACATAATGTCTGATATGGCTATGTCTTCTCTTCACCAACCAAATACTAAATTTCCTAACAGCAAGGACCCTAGCTTCTCTATCTTTGAATCCTCCTAACACCTAGCATAGTTCCATCAATTCGGTAGGTTACCAACAGgatctaaaaacaaaagaaagactaGTAAAGGAAAAAGACAGGAGAAACTTcagtgggctggggtgggggctgatCCTCCACTCTGAACACACCTGATTGCGCAGCTTGGTGCGAGGATTGGGCGCATAGCCAATGAAGCCCACCTTCTTCATGGTGCGCAGAATCTCTGCATCCACAGGTGGTGCTCGCCTACAATCCAGTATAGTTCTAGGACTTAAATTGTTGTGGTGTACACAGATCCACTCCCCAATCCCCAAGggtccagagaaaaagaaaatactgaaggTAGACAAAAATCAGGAAAGTAGTAGAATAATAACAAGGCTAGCAGAGAATTCTGATATCTTTGCCCTttccccatccctcccaccttTTGGCCCAGAGGTAGGGTACaacctgggagctggagcagAGTTGGCAGCAGGCCAATCAGAGAGAAGTGTGTCAGTGGTGAGTGGGACAGGGATGAGGGAAAGAGGCAGCAGGTCCTGGCTCCAGTCCAGAGGAGGCAGTGAGTCCACGAGACACGGCAAAGCAAACTCAGTCTCACGGGAGTAGGGGTTGAAGGAAGGCTCCGGGGAATCAGTCCAGAGGTGCACACAGCCCTCAGAATCCCCAAACGCCAGGGCCTGCTTGCTGGCTGACACGTCAAATGTCATTAGCAGAGGCCCCACAGGATTCACATGAAAGATATCTGCTGGGTTGGCTAGGCCTGTGGGTTCACAGAACTGGCACTGCCctacaaagaaggaagaaacccACTGAGCTCTAGAAAGTGAAAGAGAGCCATACTCTTATGCCCTTCCTATCCTCTTCCCGATTTCAGGACAAGATAGGCCCCAAATCCATGCCTAGAGACAGAATGTCACCTGATGCCTTCCATAAACCACAGATGGTTTGCTACTCAGCAAAGAGTAATTCTACAGTTACTCTGCCTACTTTATCTTTACCTTTTTCCATGTTCCTcacattcaagaaaataaaagctctAATCTCTGGCCAAACCCAAGTAAAACCCTGAGACCCTGATGAAAGGTTACTTATTTCCCCAACAAAGAGGTTTCTGGATGAGTACTCATTCAGGTGCTAGCTCTCCTTTGCTCATTGATCCCTCCTACCCAATCCCATATGCCCTTCATACCTGACTGAGAGATGATAGCAAGACGAGAAGTATATGTAGGAATGAAGCGCAAGAAGGCAGGATCCACATGTACTTGAAGTGGTGTGATGGCACGCATCATGCGCAAATCATACACCTTGAGGAAACGGTCGCAGGCCAGGCCAGTGAGGCGGCTGGAGAAGCCGCAGGCAGCTAGCAGGTTGCCATGCACATCAAAATCTGAAAGACTTCCTGAGAATGCATCAAACTCATGTTCCACCTTAAAAGTACGGAGATCTCTCAGGGaaacctaaaaaaaataaaaaataaattcagttatCTGCAAATTCTgttatcaggaaaaataactgccACCTACCTAACCCAGTGGGGTCCCTACCAAAGGAACTAGGGCTTTAGGATAGGGAAACTTAAAGCACAGAAAAGGCAAACAGAGAAGCCCAGAGCTGGAAGGCACTTCGAGGAGACTTCATTATCATAGAAAACATCAAACTGCAAAATAATCTCATGGTAGAACATCACTGAGTAGGAAGTGAATTCACTCCACTCATCCCTCATCTCCAATCCAACTACACCCAAGAGTTAAGGGAAAGCAGATCCCAATCAGGTATCTAGTGAAACAGGGTCCTGCAGTGGGAAGAGAAATGGAACTTGGCCACCTTGCCAGACGTGTGGCCGCAGAAGAAGAAGCGATTTGTCTGTCTCATGATGGTGACTCCCGGCGTCTCTACTGCATACTGGAGAGGGAAGCAGGAAAAACCAGCGAGAAGAATGATTTTTCCCacagaccaagggaacagaaagGTCACACCCACATCTCAGGCACATTACCAGCCCAAGCATACCCTGTCCCCTCAACAACCTCAGACCCTGCATAGGTCTTTCTTGCTCCAGGCTTGTACCTTCTGAGTCTCCTGGACAGTGTTAAGATCAATCTCT encodes the following:
- the PAN2 gene encoding PAN2-PAN3 deadenylation complex catalytic subunit PAN2 isoform X2, coding for MNFEGLDPGLAEYAPAMHSALDPVLDAHLNPSLLQNVELDPEGVALEALPVQESVHIMEGVYSELHSVVAEVGVPVSVSHFDLHEEMLWVGSHGGHATSFFGPALERYSSFQVNGSDDIRQIQSLENGILFLTKNNLKYMARGGLIIFDYLLDENEDMHSLLLTDSSILLIGGLQNHILEIDLNTVQETQKYAVETPGVTIMRQTNRFFFCGHTSGKVSLRDLRTFKVEHEFDAFSGSLSDFDVHGNLLAACGFSSRLTGLACDRFLKVYDLRMMRAITPLQVHVDPAFLRFIPTYTSRLAIISQSGQCQFCEPTGLANPADIFHVNPVGPLLMTFDVSASKQALAFGDSEGCVHLWTDSPEPSFNPYSRETEFALPCLVDSLPPLDWSQDLLPLSLIPVPLTTDTLLSDWPAANSAPAPRRAPPVDAEILRTMKKVGFIGYAPNPRTKLRNQIPYRLKESDSEFDSFSQVTESPVGREEEPHLHVSKKYRKVTIKYSKLGLEDFDFKHYNKTLFAGLEPHIPNAYCNCMIQVLYFLEPVRCLIQNHLCQKEFCLACELGFLFHMLDLSRGDPCQGSNFLRAFRTIPEASALGLILADSDEASGKGNLARLIQRWNRFILTQLHQDMQELEVPQAYRGAGGSFCSSGDSVIGQLFSCEMENCSLCRCGSETVRASSTLLFTLSYPDDKTGKNYDFAQVLKRSICLDQNTQAWCDNCEKYQPTIQTRNIRHLPDILVINCEVNSSKEADFWRMQAEVAFKMAVKKHGGEISKNKEFALADWKELGSPEGVLVCPSIEELKNVWLPFSIRMKMTRNKGLDVCNWTDGDEMQWGPARAEEEHGVYVYDLMATVVHILDSRTGGSLVAHIKVGETYHQRKEGVTHQQWYLFNDFLIEPIDKHEAVQFDMNWKVPAILYYVKRNLNSRYNLNIKNPIEASVLLAEASLARKQRKTHTTFIPLMLNEMPQIGDLVGLDAEFVTLNEEEAELRSDGTKSTIKPSQMSVARITCVRGQGPNEGIPFIDDYISTQEQVVDYLTQYSGIKPGDLDAKISSKHLTTLKSTYLKLRFLIDIGVKFVGHGLQKDFRVINLMVWQGSFKSLLVPKDQVLDTVYLFHMPRKRMISLRFLAWYFLDLKIQGETHDSIEDARTALQLYRKYLELSKNGTEPESFHKVLKGLYEKGRKMDWKVPEPEGQTSPKNAAVFSSVLAL
- the PAN2 gene encoding PAN2-PAN3 deadenylation complex catalytic subunit PAN2 isoform X7, which gives rise to MNFEGLDPGLAEYAPAMHSALDPVLDAHLNPSLLQNVELDPEGVALEALPVQESVHIMEGVYSELHSVVAEVGVPVSVSHFDLHEEMLWVGSHGGHATSFFGPALERYSSFQVNGSDDIRQIQSLENGILFLTKNNLKYMARGGLIIFDYLLDENEDMHSLLLTDSSILLIGGLQNHILEIDLNTVQETQKYAVETPGVTIMRQTNRFFFCGHTSGKVSLRDLRTFKVEHEFDAFSGSLSDFDVHGNLLAACGFSSRLTGLACDRFLKVYDLRMMRAITPLQVHVDPAFLRFIPTYTSRLAIISQSGQCQFCEPTGLANPADIFHVNPVGPLLMTFDVSASKQALAFGDSEGCVHLWTDSPEPSFNPYSRETEFALPCLVDSLPPLDWSQDLLPLSLIPVPLTTDTLLSDWPAANSAPAPRRAPPVDAEILRTMKKVGFIGYAPNPRTKLRNQIPYRLKESDSEFDSFSQVTESPVGREEEPHLHVSKKYRKVTIKYSKLGLEDFDFKHYNKTLFAGLEPHIPNAYCNCMIQVLYFLEPVRCLIQNHLCQKEFCLACELGFLFHMLDLSRGDPCQGSNFLRAFRTIPEASALGLILADSDEASGKGNLARLIQRWNRFILTQLHQDMQELEVPQAYRGAGGSFCSSGDSVIGQLFSCEMENCSLCRCGSETVRASSTLLFTLSYPDDKTGKNYDFAQVLKRSICLDQNTQAWCDNCEKYQPTIQTRNIRHLPDILVINCEVNSSKEADFWRMQAEVAFKMAVKKHGGEISKNKEFALADWKELGSPEGVLVCPSIEELKNVWLPFSIRMKMTRNKGLDVCNWTDGDEMQWGPARAEEEHGVYVYDLMATVVHILDSRTGGSLVAHIKVGETYHQRKEGVTHQQWYLFNDFLIEPIDKHEAVQFDMNWKVPAILYYVKRNLNSRYNLNIKNPIEASVLLAEASLARKQRKTHTTFIPLMLNEMPQIGDLVGLDAEFVTLNEEEAELRSDGTKSTIKPSQMSVARITCVRGQGPNEGIPFIDDYISTQEQVVDYLTQYSGIKPGDLDAKISSKHLTTLKSTYLKLRFLIDIGVKFVGHGLQKDFRVINLMVPKDQVLDTVYLFHMPRKRMISLRFLAWYFLDAAVFSSVLAL
- the PAN2 gene encoding PAN2-PAN3 deadenylation complex catalytic subunit PAN2 isoform X5, with the protein product MNFEGLDPGLAEYAPAMHSALDPVLDAHLNPSLLQNVELDPEGVALEALPVQESVHIMEGVYSELHSVVAEVGVPVSVSHFDLHEEMLWVGSHGGHATSFFGPALERYSSFQVNGSDDIRQIQSLENGILFLTKNNLKYMARGGLIIFDYLLDENEDMHSLLLTDSSILLIGGLQNHILEIDLNTVQETQKYAVETPGVTIMRQTNRFFFCGHTSGKVSLRDLRTFKVEHEFDAFSGSLSDFDVHGNLLAACGFSSRLTGLACDRFLKVYDLRMMRAITPLQVHVDPAFLRFIPTYTSRLAIISQSGQCQFCEPTGLANPADIFHVNPVGPLLMTFDVSASKQALAFGDSEGCVHLWTDSPEPSFNPYSRETEFALPCLVDSLPPLDWSQDLLPLSLIPVPLTTDTLLSDWPAANSAPAPRRAPPVDAEILRTMKKVGFIGYAPNPRTKLRNQIPYRLKESDSEFDSFSQVTESPVGREEEPHLHVSKKYRKVTIKYSKLGLEDFDFKHYNKTLFAGLEPHIPNAYCNCMIQVLYFLEPVRCLIQNHLCQKEFCLACELGFLFHMLDLSRGDPCQGSNFLRAFRTIPEASALGLILADSDEASGKGNLARLIQRWNRFILTQLHQDMQELEVPQAYRGAGGSSFCSSGDSVIGQLFSCEMENCSLCRCGSETVRASSTLLFTLSYPDDKTGKNYDFAQVLKRSICLDQNTQAWCDNCEKYQPTIQTRNIRHLPDILVINCEVNSSKEADFWRMQAEVAFKMAVKKHGGEISKNKEFALADWKELGSPEGVLVCPSIEELKNVWLPFSIRMKMTRNKGLDVCNWTDGDEMQWGPARAEEEHGVYVYDLMATVVHILDSRTGGSLVAHIKVGETYHQRKEGVTHQQWYLFNDFLIEPIDKHEAVQFDMNWKVPAILYYVKRNLNSRYNLNIKNPIEASVLLAEASLARKQRKTHTTFIPLMLNEMPQIGDLVGLDAEFVTLNEEEAELRSDGTKSTIKPSQMSVARITCVRGQGPNEGIPFIDDYISTQEQVVDYLTQYSGIKPGDLDAKISSKHLTTLKSTYLKLRFLIDIGVKFVGHGLQKDFRVINLMVWQGSFKSLLVPKDQVLDTVYLFHMPRKRMISLRFLAWYFLDAAVFSSVLAL
- the PAN2 gene encoding PAN2-PAN3 deadenylation complex catalytic subunit PAN2 isoform X1 — protein: MNFEGLDPGLAEYAPAMHSALDPVLDAHLNPSLLQNVELDPEGVALEALPVQESVHIMEGVYSELHSVVAEVGVPVSVSHFDLHEEMLWVGSHGGHATSFFGPALERYSSFQVNGSDDIRQIQSLENGILFLTKNNLKYMARGGLIIFDYLLDENEDMHSLLLTDSSILLIGGLQNHILEIDLNTVQETQKYAVETPGVTIMRQTNRFFFCGHTSGKVSLRDLRTFKVEHEFDAFSGSLSDFDVHGNLLAACGFSSRLTGLACDRFLKVYDLRMMRAITPLQVHVDPAFLRFIPTYTSRLAIISQSGQCQFCEPTGLANPADIFHVNPVGPLLMTFDVSASKQALAFGDSEGCVHLWTDSPEPSFNPYSRETEFALPCLVDSLPPLDWSQDLLPLSLIPVPLTTDTLLSDWPAANSAPAPRRAPPVDAEILRTMKKVGFIGYAPNPRTKLRNQIPYRLKESDSEFDSFSQVTESPVGREEEPHLHVSKKYRKVTIKYSKLGLEDFDFKHYNKTLFAGLEPHIPNAYCNCMIQVLYFLEPVRCLIQNHLCQKEFCLACELGFLFHMLDLSRGDPCQGSNFLRAFRTIPEASALGLILADSDEASGKGNLARLIQRWNRFILTQLHQDMQELEVPQAYRGAGGSSFCSSGDSVIGQLFSCEMENCSLCRCGSETVRASSTLLFTLSYPDDKTGKNYDFAQVLKRSICLDQNTQAWCDNCEKYQPTIQTRNIRHLPDILVINCEVNSSKEADFWRMQAEVAFKMAVKKHGGEISKNKEFALADWKELGSPEGVLVCPSIEELKNVWLPFSIRMKMTRNKGLDVCNWTDGDEMQWGPARAEEEHGVYVYDLMATVVHILDSRTGGSLVAHIKVGETYHQRKEGVTHQQWYLFNDFLIEPIDKHEAVQFDMNWKVPAILYYVKRNLNSRYNLNIKNPIEASVLLAEASLARKQRKTHTTFIPLMLNEMPQIGDLVGLDAEFVTLNEEEAELRSDGTKSTIKPSQMSVARITCVRGQGPNEGIPFIDDYISTQEQVVDYLTQYSGIKPGDLDAKISSKHLTTLKSTYLKLRFLIDIGVKFVGHGLQKDFRVINLMVWQGSFKSLLVPKDQVLDTVYLFHMPRKRMISLRFLAWYFLDLKIQGETHDSIEDARTALQLYRKYLELSKNGTEPESFHKVLKGLYEKGRKMDWKVPEPEGQTSPKNAAVFSSVLAL
- the PAN2 gene encoding PAN2-PAN3 deadenylation complex catalytic subunit PAN2 isoform X11 — its product is MRQTNRFFFCGHTSGKVSLRDLRTFKVEHEFDAFSGSLSDFDVHGNLLAACGFSSRLTGLACDRFLKVYDLRMMRAITPLQVHVDPAFLRFIPTYTSRLAIISQSGQCQFCEPTGLANPADIFHVNPVGPLLMTFDVSASKQALAFGDSEGCVHLWTDSPEPSFNPYSRETEFALPCLVDSLPPLDWSQDLLPLSLIPVPLTTDTLLSDWPAANSAPAPRRAPPVDAEILRTMKKVGFIGYAPNPRTKLRNQIPYRLKESDSEFDSFSQVTESPVGREEEPHLHVSKKYRKVTIKYSKLGLEDFDFKHYNKTLFAGLEPHIPNAYCNCMIQVLYFLEPVRCLIQNHLCQKEFCLACELGFLFHMLDLSRGDPCQGSNFLRAFRTIPEASALGLILADSDEASGKGNLARLIQRWNRFILTQLHQDMQELEVPQAYRGAGGSFCSSGDSVIGQLFSCEMENCSLCRCGSETVRASSTLLFTLSYPDDKTGKNYDFAQVLKRSICLDQNTQAWCDNCEKYQPTIQTRNIRHLPDILVINCEVNSSKEADFWRMQAEVAFKMAVKKHGGEISKNKEFALADWKELGSPEGVLVCPSIEELKNVWLPFSIRMKMTRNKGLDVCNWTDGDEMQWGPARAEEEHGVYVYDLMATVVHILDSRTGGSLVAHIKVGETYHQRKEGVTHQQWYLFNDFLIEPIDKHEAVQFDMNWKVPAILYYVKRNLNSRYNLNIKNPIEASVLLAEASLARKQRKTHTTFIPLMLNEMPQIGDLVGLDAEFVTLNEEEAELRSDGTKSTIKPSQMSVARITCVRGQGPNEGIPFIDDYISTQEQVVDYLTQYSGIKPGDLDAKISSKHLTTLKSTYLKLRFLIDIGVKFVGHGLQKDFRVINLMVPKDQVLDTVYLFHMPRKRMISLRFLAWYFLDLKIQGETHDSIEDARTALQLYRKYLELSKNGTEPESFHKVLKGLYEKGRKMDWKVPEPEGQTSPKNAAVFSSVLAL
- the PAN2 gene encoding PAN2-PAN3 deadenylation complex catalytic subunit PAN2 isoform X17; protein product: MKKVGFIGYAPNPRTKLRNQIPYRLKESDSEFDSFSQVTESPVGREEEPHLHVSKKYRKVTIKYSKLGLEDFDFKHYNKTLFAGLEPHIPNAYCNCMIQVLYFLEPVRCLIQNHLCQKEFCLACELGFLFHMLDLSRGDPCQGSNFLRAFRTIPEASALGLILADSDEASGKGNLARLIQRWNRFILTQLHQDMQELEVPQAYRGAGGSFCSSGDSVIGQLFSCEMENCSLCRCGSETVRASSTLLFTLSYPDDKTGKNYDFAQVLKRSICLDQNTQAWCDNCEKYQPTIQTRNIRHLPDILVINCEVNSSKEADFWRMQAEVAFKMAVKKHGGEISKNKEFALADWKELGSPEGVLVCPSIEELKNVWLPFSIRMKMTRNKGLDVCNWTDGDEMQWGPARAEEEHGVYVYDLMATVVHILDSRTGGSLVAHIKVGETYHQRKEGVTHQQWYLFNDFLIEPIDKHEAVQFDMNWKVPAILYYVKRNLNSRYNLNIKNPIEASVLLAEASLARKQRKTHTTFIPLMLNEMPQIGDLVGLDAEFVTLNEEEAELRSDGTKSTIKPSQMSVARITCVRGQGPNEGIPFIDDYISTQEQVVDYLTQYSGIKPGDLDAKISSKHLTTLKSTYLKLRFLIDIGVKFVGHGLQKDFRVINLMVWQGSFKSLLVPKDQVLDTVYLFHMPRKRMISLRFLAWYFLDLKIQGETHDSIEDARTALQLYRKYLELSKNGTEPESFHKVLKGLYEKGRKMDWKVPEPEGQTSPKNAAVFSSVLAL
- the PAN2 gene encoding PAN2-PAN3 deadenylation complex catalytic subunit PAN2 isoform X18, with translation MKKVGFIGYAPNPRTKLRNQIPYRLKESDSEFDSFSQVTESPVGREEEPHLHVSKKYRKVTIKYSKLGLEDFDFKHYNKTLFAGLEPHIPNAYCNCMIQVLYFLEPVRCLIQNHLCQKEFCLACELGFLFHMLDLSRGDPCQGSNFLRAFRTIPEASALGLILADSDEASGKGNLARLIQRWNRFILTQLHQDMQELEVPQAYRGAGGSSFCSSGDSVIGQLFSCEMENCSLCRCGSETVRASSTLLFTLSYPDDKTGKNYDFAQVLKRSICLDQNTQAWCDNCEKYQPTIQTRNIRHLPDILVINCEVNSSKEADFWRMQAEVAFKMAVKKHGGEISKNKEFALADWKELGSPEGVLVCPSIEELKNVWLPFSIRMKMTRNKGLDVCNWTDGDEMQWGPARAEEEHGVYVYDLMATVVHILDSRTGGSLVAHIKVGETYHQRKEGVTHQQWYLFNDFLIEPIDKHEAVQFDMNWKVPAILYYVKRNLNSRYNLNIKNPIEASVLLAEASLARKQRKTHTTFIPLMLNEMPQIGDLVGLDAEFVTLNEEEAELRSDGTKSTIKPSQMSVARITCVRGQGPNEGIPFIDDYISTQEQVVDYLTQYSGIKPGDLDAKISSKHLTTLKSTYLKLRFLIDIGVKFVGHGLQKDFRVINLMVPKDQVLDTVYLFHMPRKRMISLRFLAWYFLDLKIQGETHDSIEDARTALQLYRKYLELSKNGTEPESFHKVLKGLYEKGRKMDWKVPEPEGQTSPKNAAVFSSVLAL